A DNA window from Nitrospira sp. contains the following coding sequences:
- a CDS encoding Cytochrome c (MaGe:77308720): MEISKTSRICCWAALLCVVGATPACSQGESAPKTAVVSAVPAELQVGEGKFKANCSACHGLGGVGTSQGPPLVHKIYEPNHHGDPAFQRAAANGVKAHHWQFGNMPKIDAVTPEDVDQIITYVRWLQKQAGIF, from the coding sequence ATGGAGATCTCGAAGACCTCGCGGATTTGTTGCTGGGCAGCGTTGTTGTGTGTCGTGGGAGCGACTCCGGCATGCAGCCAGGGGGAATCGGCGCCGAAGACGGCGGTCGTGAGTGCCGTGCCGGCCGAATTGCAGGTGGGCGAGGGAAAGTTTAAAGCCAACTGTTCAGCCTGTCATGGCCTGGGTGGTGTCGGAACGAGCCAAGGTCCGCCGCTGGTCCATAAAATTTATGAACCCAACCATCATGGCGATCCGGCCTTCCAACGCGCAGCGGCCAACGGGGTGAAGGCCCACCACTGGCAATTTGGGAACATGCCGAAAATCGATGCAGTGACCCCCGAAGACGTGGATCAGATCATTACGTATGTGCGCTGGTTGCAGAAGCAGGCCGGCATTTTCTAG
- a CDS encoding hypothetical protein (Evidence 4 : Unknown function but conserved in other organisms; MaGe:77308733) yields the protein MAVEEKWKANQEKVAFAKQFPGLTLDWHTCTGKTVQAVVSLTGKQGAAVIVFTDGSFTIVPPLAPEAWEFGQALIDARAYLESKHQAAYVEYDRLAKKDKDALKSARADKIIGAIENNLEQIPELKDRLKALVKEWT from the coding sequence ATGGCTGTTGAAGAGAAGTGGAAAGCCAACCAGGAAAAGGTGGCGTTTGCCAAGCAGTTTCCCGGGCTGACGCTGGACTGGCATACCTGCACAGGTAAAACCGTTCAAGCCGTGGTTTCCTTGACGGGCAAACAAGGGGCCGCCGTGATCGTGTTCACCGACGGCTCGTTTACCATTGTGCCTCCACTGGCTCCAGAAGCCTGGGAGTTCGGACAGGCCCTGATCGATGCGCGCGCCTATCTTGAATCCAAACACCAGGCCGCCTACGTGGAGTATGATCGACTGGCCAAGAAGGATAAAGACGCGCTCAAGTCGGCCAGGGCGGACAAGATCATCGGCGCGATTGAGAACAACCTCGAACAGATCCCCGAACTCAAAGACCGGCTGAAAGCCCTTGTGAAGGAGTGGACGTGA
- a CDS encoding RNA polymerase sigma factor SigA (MaGe:77308726) — MSEARRESSDDVEEIEADSPPDREERASNRSEGLDTLKSYLREVRRSTLLNFKQEQELGKRVQAGDEQARQIMIESNLRLVISIGKRYINRGFPFSDIVEEGNLGLIKAVEKFNYKRGFRFSTYASWWIRQYIERAIINQGKLVRLPVHVVERLNRYMGKVEQLVQELGREPMAHEVAKKMKTNEEEILDLKQLTRTTCSLDSPLNDRTDTFLRDVIEDPMSMSPDDTADGVRRRVELMRWVKALPEKEQTVIVSRFGLDGDESKTLEEIGREMGLTRERVRQIETTALVRLRGTIERKTLTQADLL, encoded by the coding sequence ATGAGTGAAGCCCGGCGAGAGTCGTCTGACGACGTCGAGGAGATTGAAGCGGACAGTCCGCCAGACCGCGAGGAGAGGGCCTCGAACCGGTCGGAAGGATTGGATACGCTCAAGAGTTATTTGCGCGAAGTGCGTCGTTCGACGCTGCTCAATTTCAAACAGGAACAGGAATTAGGAAAGCGGGTGCAGGCCGGCGATGAGCAGGCGCGGCAGATCATGATCGAGTCGAATCTTCGCCTGGTGATCAGCATCGGCAAGCGGTATATCAATCGAGGCTTTCCGTTTTCGGATATTGTCGAGGAAGGCAATCTTGGGCTGATCAAGGCGGTTGAAAAATTCAATTACAAGCGCGGATTTCGTTTCAGCACGTACGCTTCCTGGTGGATTCGCCAATATATTGAACGGGCCATCATCAATCAGGGCAAACTGGTGCGTCTGCCCGTGCATGTGGTTGAGCGGCTGAACCGGTATATGGGGAAGGTCGAGCAATTGGTGCAGGAGCTTGGTCGGGAGCCGATGGCGCACGAAGTGGCGAAGAAAATGAAGACCAACGAGGAGGAAATCCTCGACCTGAAGCAGTTGACCAGGACGACCTGTTCGCTGGACAGCCCCCTGAACGATCGCACGGATACTTTTTTGCGCGATGTCATTGAAGATCCGATGAGCATGTCCCCCGACGATACGGCAGACGGAGTCCGGCGTCGCGTGGAGCTGATGAGGTGGGTCAAGGCGTTGCCTGAGAAAGAACAAACTGTTATTGTGTCGCGGTTCGGGCTCGACGGGGATGAGTCTAAGACGCTGGAAGAAATCGGCCGGGAGATGGGGCTGACCCGTGAACGGGTTCGTCAAATCGAAACAACGGCGTTAGTCCGGCTTCGAGGCACCATCGAGCGAAAGACCCTGACGCAGGCCGACCTGCTTTAA
- a CDS encoding hypothetical protein (Evidence 4 : Unknown function but conserved in other organisms; MaGe:77308734) yields MSSLPDKNMFEIFSQGLFEGVKPMMVTRDHLVRHPDRCLHNGICIPICPTSAWLSTPPYKFDPSRCLEGCRLCLDACPSQAIFGVFKKGDKILAPQKK; encoded by the coding sequence GTGAGCAGTCTTCCCGACAAAAATATGTTTGAGATCTTCTCCCAAGGTCTCTTTGAAGGAGTCAAGCCTATGATGGTCACCCGCGATCACCTCGTCCGCCACCCAGACCGGTGCCTGCACAACGGCATCTGCATTCCCATCTGCCCGACCAGCGCCTGGCTCTCGACGCCACCCTATAAATTCGATCCCTCCCGCTGCCTGGAAGGCTGCCGCCTCTGCTTAGATGCCTGCCCATCGCAAGCCATCTTCGGAGTCTTCAAAAAGGGCGATAAGATTCTCGCACCGCAGAAGAAGTAA
- a CDS encoding Protease HtpX (MaGe:77308739): protein MKWLKGIGLFLIANFLIYLTLSFTANILINSVLPAFGIDVRGVFSQQLLVWSLVIGFGGAFISLAFSKQMARAMLDCEQITQPRSHAEQVIYGSVQEIAQRLGITMPEVWVYNSPDPNAFATGPSKNNSMVAVSTGLLQNLKEDEVKAVLAHEMGHVYNGDMFTTTVLAGLMNTFVYYISNFLSSMVGQPSGQDREEGSAGNPILAFVVYIVLQVVLSFLAMIVVSWHSRRREFAADAFSAKVYGKESMIGALRGIDRWVSRTQFQPSNQDALATMKISGSTSGFMHLFATHPPIEARVAALEQL, encoded by the coding sequence ATGAAGTGGCTTAAGGGCATTGGGCTCTTCTTAATTGCAAACTTTTTGATCTATTTGACGCTGTCGTTCACGGCCAACATCCTGATCAATAGCGTGCTCCCGGCATTCGGCATCGATGTCCGCGGGGTGTTCAGTCAACAACTGCTCGTCTGGTCGCTCGTGATCGGATTCGGCGGCGCGTTCATCAGTTTAGCCTTTTCGAAACAGATGGCTCGCGCGATGCTCGACTGCGAGCAGATCACCCAGCCCCGGTCGCATGCCGAACAGGTGATCTACGGATCGGTCCAGGAGATCGCGCAACGGCTCGGCATTACGATGCCGGAGGTGTGGGTCTACAACTCGCCGGACCCCAACGCCTTTGCCACCGGTCCCAGCAAGAATAACTCCATGGTCGCCGTCTCGACCGGCTTGCTCCAGAACTTGAAGGAAGATGAAGTGAAGGCCGTGCTCGCCCATGAGATGGGGCACGTTTATAACGGCGACATGTTCACCACCACGGTGCTCGCCGGGCTGATGAATACCTTCGTCTACTACATCAGCAATTTCCTTTCGAGCATGGTGGGGCAGCCCTCGGGGCAGGACCGTGAAGAAGGCAGCGCCGGCAATCCGATCCTAGCCTTCGTGGTCTACATCGTCTTGCAAGTGGTGCTCTCGTTCCTGGCGATGATTGTCGTAAGCTGGCATTCGCGCCGACGGGAATTCGCCGCGGACGCGTTTTCCGCCAAGGTCTACGGCAAAGAGTCGATGATCGGCGCGCTGCGCGGCATCGATCGCTGGGTCAGCCGCACGCAGTTTCAGCCCAGCAACCAGGATGCCCTGGCCACGATGAAGATTTCCGGGAGCACGTCGGGATTCATGCATCTCTTCGCCACACACCCGCCGATCGAAGCACGAGTGGCGGCACTCGAACAGCTGTAA
- a CDS encoding TraR/DksA family transcriptional regulator (MaGe:77308724) codes for MATKVPAKKKTEVKKTKPVSEVEPKKPAPADAAPTKAASAQIIVEAMRPKESAKDRDARERRQETLHQMLMGKRQEIIREIEGNLGQSLTEDQQRRLESARDVGDQALMDLDRELGISLMEMRNRRRQAIDESLNRLRDGTYGMCAECGIEISEKRLQAVPFAKLCVECQSKAELLEKIEKEEDRD; via the coding sequence ATGGCAACCAAAGTACCTGCAAAAAAGAAAACAGAAGTGAAAAAGACCAAACCGGTTTCCGAAGTTGAGCCTAAGAAGCCTGCTCCTGCTGACGCGGCGCCGACGAAAGCGGCTTCCGCGCAGATTATTGTCGAGGCGATGCGTCCCAAAGAATCGGCGAAAGATCGGGATGCCCGTGAACGCCGCCAAGAAACGTTGCACCAGATGCTGATGGGCAAGCGCCAGGAGATCATTCGTGAAATCGAAGGCAATCTTGGCCAATCGTTGACGGAGGATCAGCAGCGGCGGTTAGAGTCCGCCCGCGATGTCGGCGACCAGGCGCTCATGGATCTTGATCGTGAACTCGGCATCTCGCTCATGGAAATGCGCAATCGTCGTCGGCAAGCTATCGACGAGTCGCTCAATCGCTTGCGTGACGGCACGTATGGCATGTGCGCCGAGTGTGGGATCGAGATCAGCGAAAAGCGGCTTCAGGCCGTGCCCTTTGCCAAGCTCTGTGTGGAGTGCCAGTCCAAAGCCGAGTTGCTGGAAAAAATTGAGAAGGAAGAAGATCGCGATTGA
- a CDS encoding hypothetical protein (Evidence 5 : Unknown function; MaGe:77308730), whose amino-acid sequence MSGIFSGARILHQGFLDCLAAREALL is encoded by the coding sequence ATGAGCGGGATTTTTAGTGGCGCGCGCATCTTACACCAGGGGTTTTTGGACTGTCTAGCCGCGCGAGAGGCTCTGCTATAG
- a CDS encoding hypothetical protein (Evidence 5 : Unknown function; MaGe:77308738), producing the protein MPKGSTLPHSFRGFHAILTFADQALYSDAQQVQITGDAFQTGSVCIIMATKSLAPHQRRASVSKEDFDEVA; encoded by the coding sequence ATGCCGAAGGGGTCAACTTTGCCCCACAGTTTCAGGGGCTTCCACGCCATCTTGACCTTTGCCGATCAGGCCTTATATTCAGATGCTCAGCAGGTCCAGATTACCGGCGATGCATTTCAAACAGGTAGTGTGTGTATAATCATGGCAACAAAATCACTCGCCCCACACCAGCGGCGAGCTTCTGTCTCTAAGGAGGACTTCGATGAAGTGGCTTAA
- a CDS encoding Acylphosphatase (MaGe:77308727) has product MTSQVRAHVLVSGRVQGVGYRAFAARAAAQRKLVGGVRNLGDGRVELDVEGPRETIESLLTELGVGPPAARVTAVTVEWNPGTSRFTEFHIWHE; this is encoded by the coding sequence ATGACATCTCAGGTGCGGGCGCATGTGCTTGTGAGCGGTCGTGTGCAGGGGGTTGGGTACCGGGCGTTTGCGGCGCGAGCGGCCGCACAGCGCAAGCTGGTCGGCGGGGTGCGCAACCTTGGCGACGGTCGAGTCGAATTGGATGTCGAAGGGCCGCGCGAAACCATTGAGTCGCTGCTCACAGAGCTCGGAGTCGGACCGCCAGCCGCGCGGGTTACGGCGGTGACCGTCGAGTGGAATCCTGGGACCAGCCGTTTTACTGAATTTCACATATGGCACGAGTGA
- a CDS encoding Quinol oxidase (MaGe:77308737): MRGSVLAWLVGMLFALQIAVAQAADVATPGPPFVVPVGSDGVQRTTVVLDSYSYTPNHLVVEAGRPVELTLISATTITPHNFIIKEFSVEQDLSAGKTVVVTFTPAQAGSYPIYCDKRLWPLPSHRDKGMEGTFDVK; encoded by the coding sequence ATGCGAGGGAGTGTGCTGGCCTGGTTGGTGGGAATGCTGTTCGCGCTGCAGATCGCAGTCGCGCAGGCTGCGGATGTCGCAACGCCAGGTCCACCGTTTGTGGTTCCGGTGGGGAGCGATGGGGTTCAACGAACCACGGTCGTCCTCGACAGTTATTCTTATACGCCGAATCATTTGGTTGTCGAAGCCGGGAGGCCGGTTGAGTTGACCTTGATAAGCGCCACAACGATTACGCCGCATAACTTTATCATCAAGGAATTCTCTGTTGAGCAGGACCTGTCGGCTGGAAAAACCGTCGTCGTCACGTTTACGCCGGCACAGGCTGGCTCTTACCCTATCTATTGCGACAAACGTCTTTGGCCTCTGCCGAGCCATCGCGACAAAGGGATGGAAGGCACGTTCGACGTAAAGTAG
- a CDS encoding Alanine dehydrogenase (MaGe:77308728) — translation MIIGVPKEIKDHEYRVSLTPDGASALRKAGHRIWVEPSAGAGSGFTDEEYRQAGATIAASKAEVFEKADLIVKVKEPLLSECALFRPEQTLFTYLHLASLPELTKTLLEAKITAIAYETTVARDGSLPMLRPMSEIAGRMSVQVGAHYLEKIQGGRGVLLAGVPGVEPGNVVVLGAGVVGASATRIAVGLGAQVTVINLDIDRLRYLDDLYQGRVVTRAVNEAAVEQAVRAADLVIGAVLVPGAKAPKLVSRAMVARMKPGAVVVDVSVDQGGCFETTKATTHSDPVYTVDGVVHYCVANMPGIVPRTSTFALANATLPYLLRLASEGVDRAIQSDPGLAKGVNLKNGQVTHPGVAEAHGLRFTPIL, via the coding sequence ATGATTATCGGCGTCCCTAAAGAAATCAAAGATCATGAATATCGTGTCAGCCTGACTCCGGACGGGGCGTCGGCGCTGCGCAAGGCCGGGCACAGGATTTGGGTGGAGCCGTCGGCTGGGGCGGGAAGTGGCTTTACCGATGAAGAGTATCGACAGGCCGGTGCGACGATTGCTGCGTCTAAAGCCGAGGTATTTGAGAAGGCTGACCTGATCGTCAAAGTCAAAGAACCGTTGCTGTCCGAGTGTGCCTTGTTTCGTCCGGAGCAGACTCTCTTTACCTATCTGCATCTCGCTTCTCTTCCCGAACTCACCAAAACTCTTTTAGAGGCAAAGATCACTGCCATTGCGTATGAAACGACGGTGGCGCGCGATGGCAGCCTTCCAATGTTGAGGCCGATGAGCGAGATTGCCGGGCGCATGTCGGTTCAAGTCGGCGCGCACTACTTGGAAAAGATTCAGGGGGGGCGTGGGGTCTTGTTAGCGGGAGTGCCTGGCGTGGAGCCGGGGAACGTGGTGGTGCTTGGCGCCGGTGTGGTCGGGGCCTCCGCGACCCGGATCGCGGTTGGGCTGGGCGCGCAGGTGACGGTAATCAATTTGGATATCGATCGGCTGCGTTATTTGGACGATCTGTATCAGGGGCGTGTCGTGACCCGTGCGGTCAATGAAGCGGCCGTCGAACAGGCGGTGCGTGCGGCGGATCTTGTGATCGGCGCAGTGCTCGTTCCAGGGGCGAAAGCGCCCAAGCTGGTTTCGCGGGCCATGGTGGCGCGTATGAAGCCAGGGGCTGTCGTTGTGGATGTTTCGGTCGATCAAGGAGGCTGTTTCGAGACGACGAAGGCCACAACACATTCTGACCCGGTCTACACCGTCGATGGTGTGGTGCATTACTGTGTGGCGAATATGCCGGGTATCGTTCCGCGGACATCCACGTTCGCGTTGGCGAATGCCACGCTGCCGTATCTCCTTCGCTTGGCGTCGGAAGGCGTCGATCGGGCCATTCAATCCGATCCAGGATTAGCCAAAGGTGTCAACCTAAAAAACGGCCAGGTGACCCATCCAGGAGTCGCTGAAGCACATGGCTTGCGTTTTACCCCCATCTTGTAA
- a CDS encoding hypothetical protein (Evidence 4 : Unknown function but conserved in other organisms; MaGe:77308722), which produces MSPEEFFMYLTIGLIVLVPVGARLYRRMTLAKTEAMLQEQFGKPSAPPDQPAPKE; this is translated from the coding sequence ATGTCTCCCGAAGAATTTTTCATGTATCTGACCATTGGGTTGATCGTTCTTGTGCCGGTCGGCGCGCGGCTGTATCGACGCATGACATTGGCGAAAACCGAGGCGATGTTGCAGGAGCAATTTGGCAAGCCCTCCGCACCGCCCGATCAACCGGCCCCGAAGGAGTAA
- a CDS encoding Lon proteolytic domain-containing protein (MaGe:77308729) — MLADQSLANLWKCKQADGNILFSDRGGAGCQEVGSLPALQTAPTQTVTAPLESRKTRDEVPQTSIRKISRPLSSRPFEPSSRTVPNLYVTRMAPDLAAKGWHRPNQGDIALVQIDLEHWDAGNGPYLGTDHHFRNVPRQTFVVAVLAAAKAVDYDPRFVRAQLTMPVGSLLHAGEQIDGPSAGAAWAVAVAAALLGDPVRTDVCISGTIDMNLVIGPVGGLEHKIEGCHMMRTIHEMLLPAGQNTFAITDKGMARSIKVTEVRTLADAYEIMTGRSLRPVS, encoded by the coding sequence ATGCTTGCCGATCAGAGCCTTGCCAATTTATGGAAATGCAAGCAAGCCGACGGAAACATTCTGTTTAGCGATAGGGGAGGCGCAGGGTGTCAAGAAGTCGGCTCTCTCCCTGCCCTGCAAACGGCCCCAACTCAGACTGTGACGGCTCCTCTTGAATCGAGGAAGACGCGGGATGAGGTTCCCCAGACGTCGATTCGGAAAATATCGCGGCCGCTGTCATCGCGGCCTTTTGAACCGTCTTCTCGGACGGTTCCGAACCTCTATGTCACGAGAATGGCCCCTGACCTTGCCGCGAAGGGATGGCACCGTCCTAATCAGGGCGATATCGCATTGGTTCAGATTGACCTTGAGCATTGGGACGCGGGTAACGGACCGTATTTGGGGACGGACCACCACTTTCGAAATGTGCCGAGACAGACCTTTGTGGTGGCTGTGCTCGCTGCGGCAAAAGCGGTCGATTACGACCCGCGATTCGTGCGGGCGCAGTTGACGATGCCGGTCGGCTCGCTGTTGCATGCCGGCGAGCAAATCGATGGCCCAAGCGCCGGCGCCGCCTGGGCAGTTGCTGTGGCCGCTGCATTACTCGGAGATCCGGTGCGAACGGATGTCTGCATCTCTGGCACCATTGATATGAATTTGGTTATTGGGCCAGTCGGCGGATTGGAGCACAAGATCGAGGGGTGCCATATGATGCGGACTATTCATGAAATGCTGCTGCCCGCCGGGCAAAACACATTTGCTATTACCGATAAAGGAATGGCACGATCTATAAAAGTGACGGAGGTGAGGACTCTGGCGGACGCATATGAGATTATGACGGGCCGCTCCCTAAGACCAGTCTCATAG
- a CDS encoding Squalene/phytoene synthase family protein (MaGe:77308736) — MFTSTHSSKSELLRDLLKQVSRLFYTTLVVVPADVRDQVGLGYLFARAADTIADTDLIDRSRRLDFLSQLKAQFVSDQVSWAQIRAIQQAMVPLQQDSSERVLLERLEDCFRLFQECSPEDRRRVQRLMTTLTQGMEMDLSRFPGQSADELVALKTLDELDRYTYYVAGCVGEFWTDLMCAHRTALASWDVRHMSAAGVRFGKGLQLTNIVKDIAHDLQKGRCYIPETMLDEAGLVPRDLLNQTNLPRFQPVLSKLVRMATEHLDQGWMYTMAIPRYEMRLRLSCMWPILSAGESLKLVLHSPDLLNPAVKVKIPRSNVYRILALTTFTGACGSIGTAYWGRLRKWTL, encoded by the coding sequence TTGTTCACGAGTACGCACTCATCCAAGTCCGAGCTGCTTCGCGACCTGCTCAAGCAAGTGTCCCGTCTGTTCTACACGACGCTGGTCGTCGTTCCGGCAGATGTGCGGGATCAGGTTGGCTTGGGGTATTTGTTTGCCCGCGCCGCCGACACCATCGCCGATACGGATCTGATCGATCGTTCTCGGCGTCTCGACTTCCTCAGCCAGCTGAAAGCGCAGTTCGTAAGCGACCAGGTTTCCTGGGCGCAGATTCGCGCTATTCAACAGGCAATGGTCCCGCTCCAGCAAGATTCCTCCGAACGCGTGTTGCTTGAACGGCTGGAAGACTGTTTTCGGCTGTTTCAAGAGTGCTCACCGGAAGATCGGCGGCGCGTGCAGCGGCTTATGACGACGCTGACACAAGGAATGGAGATGGATCTGAGCCGTTTCCCCGGGCAGTCTGCCGATGAGCTGGTAGCGTTGAAGACGCTCGACGAGCTGGATCGCTACACCTATTACGTGGCCGGTTGCGTGGGCGAGTTCTGGACCGATCTCATGTGCGCGCATCGAACGGCGCTGGCGTCGTGGGATGTGCGGCACATGTCCGCTGCGGGGGTGCGGTTCGGGAAAGGATTGCAGCTTACGAATATCGTGAAAGACATCGCGCACGATTTGCAGAAGGGGCGTTGTTACATTCCGGAGACGATGCTGGACGAGGCCGGGCTTGTGCCGCGCGATCTGCTTAATCAAACCAATCTGCCGCGCTTCCAGCCGGTGCTAAGCAAGCTGGTTCGAATGGCCACGGAACATCTGGATCAAGGCTGGATGTATACGATGGCGATTCCACGTTACGAGATGCGCCTTCGGCTATCCTGTATGTGGCCCATCCTGTCCGCCGGCGAATCGCTTAAGCTCGTGCTGCATTCGCCGGATCTGTTAAACCCTGCCGTGAAAGTCAAAATTCCACGCAGCAACGTCTATCGAATCCTGGCGCTCACCACCTTCACCGGGGCCTGCGGCTCCATCGGAACAGCCTATTGGGGCAGGTTGCGAAAATGGACGCTATAA
- a CDS encoding hypothetical protein (Evidence 5 : Unknown function; MaGe:77308735) yields the protein MIQAKVVVLSSLVFALSQLNDSGRLNDALARALDFESYSMISSGMTEVDVLSRAGEPDKKMRVGKAPNQYSWIWLGDPKQDEWTTVVSFSSVTKLVIEVSRTQR from the coding sequence ATGATTCAGGCTAAAGTAGTTGTTCTGAGTAGTCTCGTCTTCGCTCTGAGTCAATTAAACGACAGCGGTCGGTTAAATGATGCTCTTGCGAGAGCGCTCGATTTTGAATCCTATTCAATGATTAGCTCGGGCATGACCGAAGTTGATGTGTTGAGCAGGGCTGGAGAGCCAGATAAGAAAATGAGAGTTGGGAAAGCCCCCAATCAGTACAGCTGGATTTGGCTTGGTGATCCCAAGCAGGATGAATGGACCACGGTTGTATCTTTTTCGTCGGTAACTAAGCTAGTCATTGAGGTGTCGCGGACGCAACGGTAG
- a CDS encoding hypothetical protein (Evidence 4 : Unknown function but conserved in other organisms; MaGe:77308731), whose protein sequence is MDLSTGSCHACQATSGPVIKYSLGKDFFGRPYDRLSPSSDQNPKWYCETCSMHKTLQRDFRDIRTEYEKLSASQSSELAKGEEFRRAFLRLREIRTILDAQPGQSLFLNVAEVQLLMERLNTATMPV, encoded by the coding sequence ATGGATCTGTCGACCGGATCGTGTCATGCCTGTCAGGCTACTTCCGGCCCGGTGATCAAGTATTCACTGGGAAAGGATTTTTTCGGACGCCCCTACGACCGGCTGTCCCCCTCTTCCGATCAAAATCCGAAGTGGTATTGCGAAACCTGCTCGATGCATAAGACCCTGCAGCGGGATTTCCGCGACATTCGAACGGAATACGAGAAGCTTTCGGCCTCACAATCGTCGGAACTGGCCAAAGGGGAAGAATTTCGACGGGCATTCTTGCGGCTGCGTGAGATCCGCACAATCCTGGATGCCCAGCCTGGCCAATCTCTGTTTCTCAATGTTGCAGAGGTTCAGTTGCTAATGGAACGCCTCAACACCGCCACCATGCCCGTATAG
- a CDS encoding Ferredoxin, 2Fe-2S (MaGe:77308732), whose product MPGFKRHIFVCTNQRSADDPRGSCSKLGSQALHDLFKQETKRLDLKNIVRANKAGCLDRCAEGPSVVIYPEGVWYTVKSDVDVKEIMERHVMNGEVVERLLMPGHPAPATLPPLSK is encoded by the coding sequence ATGCCTGGATTCAAACGCCATATCTTCGTCTGCACCAATCAACGGTCGGCGGACGACCCTCGCGGCAGCTGCTCGAAACTCGGGTCGCAAGCCTTGCACGACCTGTTCAAGCAAGAAACAAAACGGCTGGATTTGAAAAATATCGTCCGCGCTAACAAGGCCGGCTGCCTAGACCGTTGCGCCGAAGGGCCCAGCGTGGTGATCTACCCCGAAGGCGTCTGGTATACCGTCAAATCCGACGTCGATGTGAAAGAGATCATGGAGCGCCATGTCATGAATGGCGAAGTCGTCGAACGACTACTCATGCCCGGCCACCCGGCGCCGGCGACACTCCCTCCACTCTCCAAATAA
- a CDS encoding 7-cyano-7-deazaguanine synthase (MaGe:77308723) codes for MSPDATSQPRAVVLLSGGLDSTVTAAVAKQEGCELFLLTIAYRQRHAIEVEQAKQVAAALQAHNHIVIDVDLRALGGSALTGDQAVPKDRHEQERSQGIPATYVPARNLIFLSLAAAHAEVVGASAIYFGANVLDYSGYPDCRPEFVRAFEQAVAIGTKRGVEGARLEVHAPLLMLSKAEIIQLGMKLQAPLHLTHSCYDPIGPLACGRCDSCVIRRQGFAKAGVEDPVAYAVL; via the coding sequence ATGTCTCCTGACGCGACATCTCAGCCTCGTGCCGTCGTCCTCCTGAGTGGAGGGCTGGATTCGACGGTCACAGCCGCCGTAGCCAAGCAAGAGGGATGCGAGCTTTTTTTGCTGACCATTGCCTATCGCCAGCGGCACGCCATCGAGGTCGAGCAAGCCAAACAGGTGGCCGCAGCGCTCCAGGCTCACAACCACATTGTGATAGATGTGGATCTTCGGGCTCTTGGAGGATCGGCGCTAACCGGAGATCAGGCCGTTCCCAAGGATCGCCACGAGCAGGAGCGGTCACAGGGAATCCCGGCGACCTATGTTCCCGCGAGAAACCTGATTTTCCTGTCGTTGGCTGCCGCGCATGCCGAGGTTGTTGGGGCGTCGGCCATTTATTTCGGGGCCAACGTGCTGGACTATTCCGGGTATCCCGATTGCCGGCCGGAGTTTGTCCGCGCATTTGAGCAAGCTGTTGCCATTGGCACCAAGCGCGGTGTTGAAGGCGCGCGCCTGGAAGTGCATGCGCCGTTATTGATGCTCTCGAAAGCCGAGATTATTCAATTGGGGATGAAGCTCCAGGCGCCGCTGCATCTGACCCATAGTTGCTACGATCCGATTGGGCCGCTGGCCTGTGGCCGTTGCGACAGTTGTGTCATTCGCCGCCAAGGATTTGCCAAGGCGGGTGTTGAGGATCCGGTCGCCTATGCGGTACTCTGA